Part of the Campylobacter suis genome, TCCACCGCGTTTTGCATGCTGCATGACTGCTTTCATGGCTGGTGAAAATTTTGCTATCGCAGCCGTTCGTAGATAATCTCCATAGCTAAAACCACCAGGTAGCACTACAAGATCGGCATTTATATGCTCATCTTTATGCCAGATAATTTGCGTTTGGCAACCAAGCATCTTAAAAGCATAAGAGGTATCTGTTTCGCAGTTTGTGCCAGGAAAAAGAAGTATAGCTACTTTCATAGTACTATCTCATAATCTTCAATAACAGTATTTGCAAGAAGCTCTTCACACATCGTCTCAAGCTGCTTTTTAGCATCATCTTTTGTTAAAGCCTCGATATTTAAAACGATTTGCTTGCCTATCCTAACTTCTGATACATTACTAAAGCCAAGTGAGCCAAGCGCATGCTCAGTAGCTTTACCAGCTGGGTCAAGAACGCCATTTTTTAGTGAGATATTTATAACTGCTTTCATTTTTAGCCTTTAAATTTATTTCCTAATCTGCAAAACTTTTATCACATCAACAGCACTTTTTAGCTGAATATCATCATTTAGTTTTTTGGTCGTTATAAGCTCTTTTTCATCTTTTTTCTCTTCAGTTTTGTTTGCTTCTGCTGTAGTTGGAGCTAGTTTTTCAAGCTCACCTTGCAGATGTGCTTTAAGCTCACTCTCTTTTATGCTAAACGCATCCTTATCATTTTGAGGAACTTTACCAGGATAAACTATAACATCTGGAGTAACGCCAACAGCTTGTATGCTTTTGCCACTAGGTAAATAGTAGCGTGCAATAGTAAGCTTTATAGCCTCTTTTTCATCAACTGGCAATATCACCTGAACACTACCCTTGCCAAATGTATTCTCCCCAACTACCACACCGCGCTTGACATCTTGAAGTGCACCGCTGACTATCTCGCTAGCACTTGCACTTCCGCCATTCACTAAAACAACAAGTGGAAGCTTTGTTATGGTATTTGATTTACTTGCTTTAAATTCTGAATTTTCAGCATTATCTCTACCTTTTTGCGAAACTATAATGCCATCATCAACAAAGAGATCAACCAAACCTACAGCTTGATTTAAAAGACCTCCTGGGTTATTTCTAAGATCAAGAACTATGCCTTTTACCTTTGGATGTTTTTTTATAAATTCGCTAGCCTTACTAACTACATTTTTATCAAAATTTGTGACACGAAGATATAAAATTTCCTCATTTTCTATAATCTTTGC contains:
- a CDS encoding S41 family peptidase; translation: MNFIVSGFLALSFSTTLFAASNDTSARIEALAKLNKTINTVERYYVDDIKFKEIIDKAIAGLMQNLDAHSAFLNEKSFKDMQVQTSGEFGGLGITVGMKDGALTVISPIEGTPADKAGVKAGDIILRIDGNATMGVTMDEAVSKMRGKPKTPITITIVRKGEQKPFDLNIIRDIIKVESVYAKIIENEEILYLRVTNFDKNVVSKASEFIKKHPKVKGIVLDLRNNPGGLLNQAVGLVDLFVDDGIIVSQKGRDNAENSEFKASKSNTITKLPLVVLVNGGSASASEIVSGALQDVKRGVVVGENTFGKGSVQVILPVDEKEAIKLTIARYYLPSGKSIQAVGVTPDVIVYPGKVPQNDKDAFSIKESELKAHLQGELEKLAPTTAEANKTEEKKDEKELITTKKLNDDIQLKSAVDVIKVLQIRK
- the purS gene encoding phosphoribosylformylglycinamidine synthase subunit PurS, whose protein sequence is MKAVINISLKNGVLDPAGKATEHALGSLGFSNVSEVRIGKQIVLNIEALTKDDAKKQLETMCEELLANTVIEDYEIVL